Within the Metasolibacillus fluoroglycofenilyticus genome, the region TAAGCCGATTTTTTGTCCCACCTCAGCTTTTTTCAATGAGTGAACAAGCCATTCATTCCCATCTTGGTCGTATGTTGAAATTTCATAATGAACACCACGGAATAATTGTGTATCAACTGTTACAACTAATTTCCCTTTTTCAACAGCCGTAATTTCCAAATCCTCTGGGCGGATAACAACATCAATTTTTTCATTTTTTTGCATACCTTGGTCTACACATTCAAATTCTTTACCTGCAAAGCTAACACGAAAATCTTCAAGCATGATGCCATCCACGATATTGGATTCTCCAATAAAATCAGCTACGAAGCGGTTGATTGGCTCATCATAAATATCAACAGGTGTCCCAGATTGCTGAATTTCTCCATTTGATAAAACGAAAATCTCATCGCTCATTGCTAGTGCTTCCTCTTGGTCATGCGTGACGAAAACAAAAGTTTTACCTAGGCGCTGCTGCAATTCGCGCAGCTCGTACTGCATTTCTGTACGTAGCTTTAAATCAAGCGCTGATAAAGGCTCATCTAATAAAATAATTTCTGGGTCATTGACAATAGCGCGTGCGATGGCTACACGCTGACGCTGACCACCAGACATTTCAGAAATTTCACGGCTATTATAGCCAGCTAAGTTCACGAATTTTAGTGCCTCTTGTACGCGCTCCTTGATTTCAGCTTCCTTCACTTTTTTAATGCGCAAACCAAACGCGACATTTTCAAAAACATTTAAGTGTGGGAACAGTGCGTAATCCTGAAACACAGTATTTACTTGACGTTCATTAGCAGGCACACTATTAATTTTTTTGTCATGGAAGAAAACAGAACCCCCTGTTGGCTCAGTAAAGCCTGCAATAATTCGTAGAATCGTTGTTTTCCCACAGCCCGACGGACCAAGCAATGTGTAAAACTTTCCTTTTTCTAGCTCAAAATTAATATTTTTTAATACGACTGTCCCATCATCATAGGATTTCGTCACATTTTCAAAGCGAATAATTGTATTGTTGTCCATAACAAGCCTCCTAAACTATAAATAAGATTCAGTTGCAACGAGCAACAATTCTGTTGTCCCGTCATGCACATTAAAAATTTGGTGGTTTGACACAGCATCGTAGTATACAGAATGTCCTTCTGTTGCGATATAAGCCTCTTCACCAATGACAACACGAATGCGACCCTTTAATACGTAAATAAAAGTTTCTGCAAGAGATGGCTCAAAAGCTTTAAAAGCT harbors:
- a CDS encoding ABC transporter ATP-binding protein, giving the protein MDNNTIIRFENVTKSYDDGTVVLKNINFELEKGKFYTLLGPSGCGKTTILRIIAGFTEPTGGSVFFHDKKINSVPANERQVNTVFQDYALFPHLNVFENVAFGLRIKKVKEAEIKERVQEALKFVNLAGYNSREISEMSGGQRQRVAIARAIVNDPEIILLDEPLSALDLKLRTEMQYELRELQQRLGKTFVFVTHDQEEALAMSDEIFVLSNGEIQQSGTPVDIYDEPINRFVADFIGESNIVDGIMLEDFRVSFAGKEFECVDQGMQKNEKIDVVIRPEDLEITAVEKGKLVVTVDTQLFRGVHYEISTYDQDGNEWLVHSLKKAEVGQKIGLDFDPEAIHVMRLNETEEDFDKRLESYGDDDDAN